Proteins encoded by one window of Paenibacillus urinalis:
- a CDS encoding DUF423 domain-containing protein, with amino-acid sequence MLSVLIGAFGAHIIEPIIGEERLTTYETGVQYHMMHALGILLIALLANSFGPKKALDWAARLLLIGIILFSGSLYVLSMTGIGILGAITPLGGICFIIGWILVVVSVLKK; translated from the coding sequence ATGCTGTCTGTCCTGATTGGCGCCTTTGGTGCACATATTATTGAACCGATTATTGGTGAAGAGCGGCTTACTACGTATGAAACCGGCGTGCAGTATCATATGATGCATGCGCTTGGAATTTTGCTTATTGCACTTCTTGCCAACAGCTTCGGTCCAAAGAAGGCATTAGATTGGGCGGCAAGACTGCTGCTCATCGGCATTATACTGTTCTCAGGAAGTTTATATGTGCTTAGCATGACGGGAATCGGCATTCTCGGGGCAATTACACCATTAGGGGGAATTTGCTTCATTATAGGCTGGATTCTTGTTGTCGTGTCCGTGTTAAAAAAATAA
- a CDS encoding YunC family protein — protein sequence MVTLEPVQVGDHTLVAVEVKLPKTTLITVSTSKGYIMCGALDVGLLNERLAARSIIAARAVGVKTIAELLAAPMESVTIEAERLGIVPGMSGVEALQRML from the coding sequence ATGGTAACATTGGAGCCGGTTCAAGTTGGAGACCATACCCTTGTAGCAGTTGAAGTTAAATTACCCAAAACAACACTGATTACAGTCTCGACTTCCAAAGGATACATTATGTGCGGAGCACTTGATGTTGGCCTGCTAAACGAGCGTTTGGCTGCGCGCAGCATTATCGCAGCTCGGGCAGTTGGCGTCAAGACCATTGCAGAACTGCTTGCTGCACCGATGGAATCTGTAACCATTGAAGCTGAAAGATTAGGTATAGTTCCTGGAATGAGTGGGGTAGAGGCGCTGCAAAGAATGCTGTAA
- a CDS encoding Dps family protein gives MAKSTNKTENKTTIEQLLNREVANLNVLYVKLHNYHWYVKGSNFFTLHTKFEELYNAVTLQMDEVAERLLTIKGSPAATMKEYLDLASIQEASGGEDPKTMVQNLIEDFATLSEEYAEGIEAAEEAGDGPTADMLTGFQADLEKHIWMLRSYLA, from the coding sequence ATGGCAAAATCAACAAATAAAACAGAAAACAAAACAACGATTGAACAGCTGCTGAATCGAGAGGTTGCGAATCTTAATGTATTGTACGTTAAGCTTCACAATTACCACTGGTATGTTAAGGGCTCGAATTTCTTTACCCTTCATACTAAATTTGAAGAGCTGTACAATGCAGTTACTCTTCAAATGGACGAAGTGGCTGAACGACTTCTTACTATTAAAGGTAGTCCGGCAGCAACGATGAAGGAATACCTGGACCTGGCTTCCATCCAAGAGGCATCCGGCGGTGAAGATCCGAAGACCATGGTTCAAAATCTGATTGAGGATTTCGCAACACTATCCGAAGAATATGCAGAAGGTATTGAAGCTGCGGAGGAAGCAGGAGATGGCCCGACAGCAGATATGCTGACTGGCTTCCAGGCTGATCTGGAGAAGCATATCTGGATGCTGCGTTCTTACTTGGCATAA
- the sufC gene encoding Fe-S cluster assembly ATPase SufC, whose amino-acid sequence MATNFVIEGLKAEIEGKEILKGINLNMNGGEIHAIMGPNGTGKSTLASALMGHPKYEVTGGSVALNGEDVLEMEVDERARAGMFLAMQYPSEIAGVTNSDFLRSAINARREEGNEISLIKFIRQMEGKMKDLEMNPEFAHRYLNEGFSGGEKKRNEILQMMMLDPKLVILDEIDSGLDIDALRIVAEGVNAMKSEDRGFLIITHYQRLLNYIKPDYVHVMMQGRIVKSGGPELAERLEAEGYDWIKAELGIEDETVGQEA is encoded by the coding sequence ATGGCTACAAATTTCGTCATTGAAGGACTTAAAGCAGAAATAGAAGGAAAAGAAATTTTGAAGGGCATTAACCTCAACATGAACGGTGGAGAAATTCACGCGATCATGGGACCGAATGGTACGGGTAAAAGTACGCTTGCTTCAGCACTGATGGGTCACCCTAAGTATGAAGTAACTGGCGGCTCTGTTGCTTTGAACGGCGAAGACGTTCTGGAAATGGAAGTTGATGAGCGTGCTCGTGCAGGGATGTTCCTTGCAATGCAATATCCAAGTGAGATTGCAGGGGTAACAAATTCCGACTTCCTGCGCAGTGCAATCAATGCACGCCGTGAAGAAGGTAACGAAATTTCTCTGATCAAGTTCATCCGCCAAATGGAAGGTAAGATGAAAGATCTTGAGATGAACCCTGAGTTTGCTCATCGTTACCTTAATGAAGGCTTCTCCGGTGGTGAGAAGAAGCGTAATGAGATTCTTCAAATGATGATGCTTGATCCGAAGCTCGTTATTTTGGATGAAATTGACTCCGGTCTTGATATCGATGCTCTTCGTATCGTTGCAGAAGGTGTCAATGCAATGAAGAGTGAGGATCGTGGCTTCTTGATTATCACTCACTACCAACGTTTGCTGAACTACATCAAGCCAGACTATGTACACGTTATGATGCAAGGACGTATCGTTAAATCTGGTGGTCCTGAGCTTGCAGAACGTCTTGAAGCAGAAGGTTATGACTGGATCAAGGCAGAACTGGGAATTGAAGACGAAACTGTTGGCCAAGAAGCGTAA
- the sufD gene encoding Fe-S cluster assembly protein SufD — MTTQTILPVDSEALRALSEGRNEPAWLSEGRQAALDLAGNLALPKLEKTKIERWNLSAYGQYKTSDAITLNETPEAIASLIKDEQDGTLLIQRGSSVVYSNLSKELADQGVIFTDLETAVREHEDLVKSHLHTAVKSDEHQLAALHTAIWNGGVFLYVPRNVVIEKPVQAILLAEDGTATFAPHVLIIADTNSSVVYVDNYVSGNLEAPVFHNGVAEVFVKPGAKVRFATVHQFGDQVTDITYRRAVVENDGTIEWIVGEMNTGNTASDTLSILKGNGSNSDQKTIAVGAGSQKLNYTTQAKHFGKSSASQMITRAVMREEASAIINGITKIEHGATKADGQQTERVLMLSPKARGDANPILLIDEDDVTAGHAASVGQVNQEQIYYLMSRGISRENAERLIIYGFLAPVVSDIPLEELQVQLQSLVERKLGQ; from the coding sequence ATGACGACACAAACCATTCTTCCGGTTGATTCCGAAGCGCTTCGCGCGTTATCCGAAGGCAGAAATGAGCCGGCATGGCTTTCTGAAGGGCGCCAAGCAGCACTTGATCTTGCGGGCAACCTTGCGCTTCCAAAACTGGAAAAAACAAAAATTGAACGCTGGAATCTATCCGCGTACGGACAATATAAAACGAGTGATGCGATTACTCTGAATGAAACACCTGAAGCAATCGCAAGCTTAATAAAAGATGAGCAAGATGGAACTTTGTTGATTCAACGGGGCTCCAGCGTCGTGTACAGCAATCTTTCCAAAGAGCTTGCTGATCAAGGTGTAATCTTTACAGATCTCGAAACTGCAGTGCGTGAGCATGAGGATCTTGTTAAGAGTCATCTTCACACAGCAGTTAAATCTGACGAACATCAGCTGGCTGCACTGCATACAGCGATCTGGAACGGCGGAGTATTCCTCTATGTGCCTCGTAATGTGGTGATTGAGAAGCCGGTTCAAGCTATTTTGCTTGCTGAAGATGGAACGGCAACATTTGCACCACATGTGCTCATTATTGCGGACACGAATAGCTCTGTCGTATATGTAGACAACTATGTATCAGGCAATTTGGAAGCTCCTGTCTTCCATAATGGGGTAGCTGAAGTGTTTGTTAAGCCAGGTGCGAAGGTTCGTTTTGCTACCGTTCACCAATTTGGAGATCAAGTAACAGATATTACTTATCGCCGTGCTGTAGTTGAGAACGATGGTACAATTGAATGGATCGTTGGTGAAATGAACACAGGTAATACAGCAAGTGACACCCTTTCTATCCTGAAAGGCAATGGTTCGAATTCGGATCAGAAGACGATTGCAGTAGGTGCAGGCTCTCAGAAGCTGAACTATACGACCCAAGCCAAGCATTTTGGTAAGAGCTCTGCAAGCCAGATGATTACACGTGCGGTTATGCGTGAAGAAGCGTCTGCGATCATTAACGGAATTACCAAAATCGAGCATGGTGCAACAAAAGCGGACGGTCAGCAAACGGAACGTGTCCTGATGCTGAGTCCTAAAGCACGCGGAGACGCGAACCCGATTCTTCTGATTGATGAGGATGATGTAACAGCAGGTCACGCTGCATCTGTAGGTCAAGTAAACCAAGAGCAAATCTACTATCTGATGTCACGCGGTATTTCCCGTGAGAATGCAGAAAGATTAATCATCTATGGCTTCCTTGCGCCTGTTGTATCTGACATTCCGCTTGAAGAATTGCAGGTGCAGCTGCAGTCCCTTGTTGAAAGGAAACTGGGACAATGA
- a CDS encoding cysteine desulfurase, which translates to MNAQAIREQFPILDQEINGHPLVYLDNAATSHKPRVVLDAIKRYYEWENSNVHRGVHTLGSRATDAYEGAREKVAKFINAKRSQEIIFTRGTTTALNIVASSYGPSVLNEGDEIVITPMEHHSNLIPWQQLAKRTGAVLKYIPLQPDGNIDLADVEKTITPNTKIVSMAYVSNVLGVINPIKEVAEIAHRNGAVMVVDGAQSTPHMKVDVQDLDCDFYALSGHKMCGPTGIGALYGKKALLESMEPVEFGGEMIDDVGLYESTWKELPWKFEGGTPIIAGAVGLGAAIDFLTEIGMDEIAQHESKLSHYAMSRISEIDGIQVYGPKKRHVGLVTFNLDDVHPHDVATVLDASGVAIRAGHHCCQPLMRWLEVGSTARASFYLYNTEQDVDRLVSALIQTKEYFGDAT; encoded by the coding sequence ATGAACGCTCAGGCGATTCGTGAACAGTTCCCCATCCTCGATCAGGAAATTAACGGACATCCATTAGTTTATCTAGATAATGCGGCAACTTCCCACAAACCTCGCGTAGTGCTTGATGCAATCAAGCGCTACTACGAGTGGGAGAATTCCAACGTTCACCGTGGAGTTCACACGCTTGGAAGCCGTGCAACGGATGCATATGAAGGTGCTCGTGAGAAGGTAGCCAAATTTATTAATGCTAAACGATCGCAAGAAATTATTTTTACTAGAGGTACAACAACGGCGCTCAACATTGTTGCCTCCTCATACGGACCTTCCGTACTGAATGAGGGAGACGAAATTGTGATCACTCCTATGGAGCATCACAGTAACTTGATCCCTTGGCAGCAGCTTGCCAAAAGAACAGGTGCTGTGCTGAAATATATTCCCCTTCAACCAGACGGCAATATCGATCTGGCAGATGTGGAAAAAACGATCACTCCTAACACGAAAATTGTCTCTATGGCATATGTTTCGAATGTTCTCGGAGTCATTAACCCCATTAAGGAAGTAGCTGAAATTGCTCACCGCAATGGTGCAGTTATGGTTGTTGATGGCGCACAGAGCACCCCTCATATGAAGGTTGATGTGCAAGATCTTGACTGTGATTTCTACGCCTTATCCGGACATAAAATGTGCGGACCGACCGGAATCGGTGCACTGTATGGCAAGAAGGCGCTGCTTGAGTCCATGGAGCCGGTCGAATTTGGCGGCGAGATGATCGATGATGTTGGCTTGTATGAGTCTACATGGAAGGAACTCCCTTGGAAGTTTGAAGGAGGAACTCCGATCATTGCTGGTGCGGTTGGTCTCGGAGCAGCAATTGATTTTCTGACTGAGATTGGAATGGATGAAATCGCGCAGCATGAGAGCAAGCTGTCACATTATGCAATGAGTCGTATATCTGAAATCGATGGCATTCAGGTGTACGGACCTAAGAAACGTCATGTAGGTCTCGTAACCTTTAATCTCGATGATGTACACCCGCATGATGTAGCAACCGTGCTTGATGCAAGCGGAGTAGCTATTCGAGCAGGTCATCATTGCTGTCAGCCGCTGATGCGCTGGCTTGAAGTTGGATCTACAGCAAGAGCGAGCTTTTATTTATACAATACAGAGCAGGACGTAGACCGTCTTGTGAGCGCCTTAATCCAGACAAAGGAGTATTTTGGTGATGCAACTTGA
- the sufU gene encoding Fe-S cluster assembly sulfur transfer protein SufU — MQLDDLYRRVIMDHYKNPRNRGSFEDDSVTVDLNNPTCGDRISLQLKVKDGIVEDAKYTGDGCSISMSSASMMTEAVKGKTMDEALNLADRFSALMQGEEPEFDEYEDIEALSGVNKFPARIKCATLAWNALRKGIDEDHKPQ; from the coding sequence ATGCAACTTGATGATCTGTATCGGCGCGTAATTATGGACCACTATAAAAATCCGCGGAATCGGGGCAGCTTTGAAGACGACTCGGTAACAGTTGATTTGAACAACCCGACCTGCGGTGACCGGATATCCCTGCAGCTAAAAGTTAAAGATGGAATTGTCGAGGATGCGAAGTATACCGGTGACGGCTGCTCCATCAGCATGTCCTCGGCCTCCATGATGACCGAAGCGGTTAAAGGGAAGACTATGGATGAAGCTTTGAACCTAGCAGATCGTTTCTCCGCCTTGATGCAAGGAGAGGAACCAGAATTTGACGAATATGAAGATATAGAAGCCCTATCCGGTGTAAATAAGTTCCCTGCGCGCATCAAATGCGCAACACTTGCTTGGAATGCGCTGCGCAAAGGGATAGATGAGGATCACAAACCACAATAA
- the sufB gene encoding Fe-S cluster assembly protein SufB has protein sequence MAKKAPEMEEYKYGFRDEHKSIFQTGKGLTEEVVREISRIKEEPEWMLDFRLKSLKQFEKMPMPRWGGDLDGLDFNDIQYYVRPSEKQGKTWEEVPAEIKETFDKLGIPEAEQKFLAGVSAQYESEVVYHNMQKDLEDQGVIFMDTDTALKEHPEILKEYFATVIPPADNKFAALNSAVWSGGSFIYVPKGVKCEIPLQAYFRINSENMGQFERTLIIADEDSFVHYVEGCTAPIYSTNSLHSAVVEIIAKKNARVRYTTIQNWAPNIYNLVTKRAVAEENATMEWVDGNIGSKLTMKYPAVVLKGRGAKGSVLSIAVAGKDQHQDAGAKMIHLAPDTTSTIVSKSISKHGGKVTYRGLASFGRNAEGAKSNIKCDTLILDNESTSDTIPYNEIMNDNITLEHEATVSKVSEDQLFYLMSRGLSEDEATQMIIMGFIEPFTKELPMEYAVEMNRLIKFEMEGSIG, from the coding sequence ATGGCAAAAAAAGCGCCAGAAATGGAAGAGTATAAATATGGTTTCCGGGATGAGCATAAGTCCATTTTCCAAACAGGTAAAGGTCTGACGGAAGAGGTTGTAAGAGAAATCTCCCGTATTAAGGAAGAGCCTGAATGGATGCTCGATTTCCGTCTGAAATCCTTGAAACAGTTTGAGAAGATGCCGATGCCTCGTTGGGGCGGCGATCTCGACGGGCTTGATTTTAATGATATTCAGTACTACGTAAGACCTTCGGAGAAGCAAGGAAAGACATGGGAAGAGGTTCCTGCAGAAATCAAGGAAACCTTCGACAAACTGGGTATTCCAGAAGCAGAGCAAAAGTTCCTGGCAGGGGTATCTGCTCAATATGAATCTGAGGTTGTATACCACAACATGCAGAAGGATCTTGAGGATCAAGGCGTTATCTTCATGGATACTGATACAGCGCTGAAGGAGCATCCAGAGATTCTCAAGGAGTACTTCGCAACCGTGATTCCTCCGGCAGATAACAAGTTTGCTGCTCTGAACAGTGCTGTATGGTCAGGCGGAAGCTTCATCTACGTGCCAAAAGGCGTGAAGTGTGAAATTCCACTGCAGGCTTACTTCCGGATTAACTCTGAGAATATGGGTCAATTTGAGCGTACCCTGATTATTGCTGACGAAGACAGCTTTGTACACTACGTAGAAGGATGTACGGCTCCAATTTACAGCACAAACTCTCTGCATAGTGCGGTTGTTGAGATTATCGCTAAGAAAAATGCACGTGTACGTTATACGACGATTCAGAACTGGGCTCCGAACATCTACAATCTCGTTACCAAGCGTGCAGTTGCAGAAGAAAATGCAACCATGGAATGGGTTGATGGTAACATCGGTTCCAAGCTGACTATGAAGTATCCTGCAGTTGTTCTTAAGGGACGCGGCGCGAAAGGCTCTGTACTTTCGATTGCAGTAGCGGGTAAAGATCAGCATCAGGATGCAGGTGCGAAGATGATTCACCTTGCACCAGATACAACCTCTACAATTGTATCCAAATCAATTAGTAAGCATGGCGGTAAAGTAACCTACCGTGGTCTGGCTTCCTTCGGACGCAATGCAGAAGGCGCTAAATCGAACATTAAGTGTGATACATTGATTCTGGATAACGAGTCCACTTCGGATACGATTCCTTACAATGAGATCATGAACGATAATATTACGCTTGAGCATGAAGCAACCGTATCTAAGGTGTCTGAGGATCAGCTGTTCTACTTGATGAGCCGCGGCCTCTCTGAAGACGAAGCAACACAAATGATCATTATGGGCTTCATTGAACCGTTTACGAAAGAACTTCCAATGGAGTATGCGGTGGAGATGAACCGTCTCATCAAATTCGAGATGGAAGGCTCGATCGGTTAA
- a CDS encoding HD-GYP domain-containing protein, whose amino-acid sequence MRLHVTDLKPGLLLQSDTFNPSGVQLMSAGSIIDDSDIDKLMMHGIDYVDITEPATQTAPVFRSSPGESLLKLVPMFDSTMIGTASIFKEATTSGRFSISEVDDLLKPMAEQLLEQKDVVSLLLLLDRDDEYTYNHSVQVGILTYYMASWLGYAPEDCYTISKAGYLIDIGKSMVPEKLLHKPGKLSPEEFRVMKKHAKQGYDIILESTGNETLAIPALQHHEREDGSGYPYGLRKDDIHPYSRIAAVADVYSAMTTHRVYQSKQEYISVLCELYGLSFGQLNAKVTQSFIKHLLPNFIGKQVLLTSGDTGTIVMNNPNDHFRPLVRCGQGFVDLAKQRDITIVEIYI is encoded by the coding sequence TTGAGATTACATGTCACCGACTTAAAGCCTGGTTTATTGCTTCAATCGGATACTTTTAATCCTTCCGGAGTGCAGCTGATGTCAGCAGGATCCATAATTGATGATTCAGACATCGATAAACTGATGATGCACGGTATTGATTATGTAGACATAACAGAGCCTGCCACCCAGACTGCTCCTGTCTTCAGATCATCCCCAGGAGAATCCCTGCTTAAGCTAGTTCCAATGTTCGATAGTACCATGATAGGAACTGCCTCGATCTTTAAGGAAGCTACAACATCAGGACGTTTCTCGATATCGGAGGTTGACGATCTGCTTAAGCCAATGGCTGAACAGCTTCTGGAGCAGAAGGATGTCGTGTCACTTCTTCTCCTGCTTGATCGTGATGATGAGTATACTTACAACCATTCCGTACAGGTAGGCATTCTTACATACTATATGGCTTCATGGCTCGGTTATGCCCCGGAGGACTGCTACACCATCTCCAAAGCAGGTTACCTCATTGATATAGGGAAATCTATGGTGCCTGAGAAGCTGCTTCACAAGCCAGGCAAGCTAAGCCCAGAGGAATTCCGTGTGATGAAAAAACACGCTAAGCAGGGATATGACATTATATTAGAGTCTACCGGTAATGAAACACTCGCGATTCCTGCATTACAGCATCATGAACGGGAAGATGGCAGCGGTTACCCTTACGGATTACGCAAAGATGATATTCATCCTTATTCCCGAATTGCGGCTGTGGCAGATGTGTACAGTGCGATGACGACTCATCGTGTGTATCAATCCAAGCAAGAATACATATCCGTGTTATGCGAGCTATACGGACTCAGCTTCGGACAGCTCAATGCAAAAGTAACGCAGAGCTTTATCAAGCATCTCCTGCCTAATTTTATTGGCAAACAGGTATTACTGACTTCAGGAGATACAGGTACGATTGTAATGAATAATCCGAATGATCATTTCCGTCCGCTCGTCCGTTGTGGACAAGGCTTTGTAGACTTGGCCAAACAACGAGATATTACTATTGTAGAAATTTATATCTAG
- the moaD gene encoding molybdopterin converting factor subunit 1 — translation MKLSVLLFAGVAERIGQSKIELNIDHAVTVNDLKKQLAEAYPEASLLIHSSLIAVNMNYAPGHVVINEGDEIALIPPVSGGEGPTYSSNSVQQTHTSDDGLYSIGYAPLSVEETSAKVITANHGATLTFIGTTREMTGDQRTVHLEYEAYIPMALSTMKSIGDEINEKWPGAQCAISHRLGKVDIAETSVVIAVSSPHRDDAYKASRYAIERLKQIVPIWKKEIWEDGSEWKGHQTGPWDPLK, via the coding sequence TTGAAACTGTCCGTGTTATTATTCGCTGGTGTCGCAGAGAGAATTGGGCAATCTAAGATTGAATTAAATATAGATCATGCAGTCACGGTAAACGATTTGAAAAAGCAGCTTGCAGAAGCGTATCCTGAAGCTTCCTTACTCATCCATTCCTCACTAATTGCTGTAAATATGAATTATGCACCAGGCCATGTGGTGATCAACGAAGGAGACGAAATAGCGCTGATCCCCCCCGTTTCCGGCGGAGAAGGTCCCACCTATTCATCAAATTCCGTTCAGCAAACCCACACCTCTGATGATGGACTATACTCTATTGGATATGCCCCCCTATCGGTAGAAGAAACTTCGGCCAAAGTCATCACTGCCAATCACGGAGCAACCTTAACCTTTATAGGAACAACAAGAGAAATGACCGGCGATCAGCGCACCGTCCATCTTGAATATGAAGCATACATACCCATGGCATTATCTACAATGAAGTCGATTGGTGATGAAATCAATGAAAAGTGGCCTGGCGCGCAATGTGCGATATCCCATCGATTAGGCAAAGTGGATATTGCCGAGACAAGTGTCGTGATTGCCGTCTCTTCCCCCCATCGTGACGATGCCTATAAGGCAAGCCGGTACGCTATTGAGAGGCTGAAACAGATTGTCCCGATTTGGAAGAAGGAGATCTGGGAGGACGGATCAGAATGGAAAGGACATCAAACTGGTCCCTGGGACCCATTAAAATGA
- a CDS encoding bifunctional metallophosphatase/5'-nucleotidase, with protein sequence MTNHMPKQTLTILHTNDIHSHFEKMGSIAAMIQREREQAEPGEEILVLDIGDHMDRMAVETEGSMGGANVDVLNLTGYDAITIGNNEGLTFTPDILDQAYAGLLCKVVCGNLIEERSGQPPAWMEPSTILTKGDIRIGILGSTAPFSAFYELLGMKVLNPIETLKLQVTQIREQADIVILLSHLGLTTDQRIAEQIDGIDMILGGHTHHVLEEPLEINKTLLCGAGKYGQYLGKITVERSSEEEHFKLVSGGCLPVDDNLLHENVAAAIITHREQAENKLGRTIAVTDRTLAIHWDRESSFGNLLAQAVRQFTGTDLAVVNAGQLLGDLEEGNITEGMLHALCPSPINACTILLKGADLRTAMEESLIPEYRDLVFKGFGFRGYQLGVLCIDGAELHYDPTKAPYERITELNIGGVPLNDEQLYRVGTLDMFTFNVGYQSLSLGSEPAYRLPEFIRDLIAMELKRPNSLDECLRQRWILE encoded by the coding sequence ATGACGAACCATATGCCTAAACAAACCTTGACCATTCTTCATACGAATGATATTCACAGCCATTTTGAGAAAATGGGTTCCATCGCTGCGATGATCCAAAGGGAGAGAGAGCAGGCAGAACCCGGAGAAGAAATTCTAGTATTGGATATTGGAGATCACATGGACCGGATGGCAGTGGAGACCGAAGGCTCCATGGGCGGGGCCAATGTAGATGTTCTAAACTTAACGGGCTATGATGCAATTACGATTGGTAATAATGAGGGATTAACCTTTACACCGGATATCCTAGATCAGGCATATGCAGGTCTGTTATGCAAGGTCGTATGCGGTAATCTGATTGAAGAACGTTCAGGGCAGCCTCCGGCCTGGATGGAGCCATCGACTATTTTGACAAAGGGCGACATACGAATAGGTATATTGGGATCTACCGCACCGTTTAGCGCGTTCTATGAGCTGCTTGGGATGAAGGTGCTTAATCCAATCGAAACGCTAAAGCTTCAGGTAACACAAATAAGAGAGCAAGCAGACATCGTAATTCTGTTATCGCATTTGGGACTAACAACCGATCAGAGAATTGCTGAACAGATCGATGGAATTGATATGATATTGGGAGGCCACACGCATCACGTATTGGAGGAGCCGCTGGAAATAAACAAGACGCTCTTATGCGGTGCGGGCAAATATGGTCAATACCTCGGAAAAATAACCGTGGAAAGATCCAGCGAGGAAGAGCATTTTAAGTTGGTTTCAGGTGGGTGCCTGCCTGTGGATGACAATCTTCTGCATGAAAATGTGGCGGCTGCTATTATTACACATCGGGAACAGGCCGAAAATAAATTAGGTAGAACCATTGCTGTGACGGATCGAACACTTGCCATTCATTGGGACAGAGAATCGTCATTTGGAAATTTATTAGCTCAGGCAGTGCGGCAATTTACGGGTACAGATCTGGCGGTTGTTAATGCAGGTCAGCTGCTTGGTGATTTGGAGGAAGGGAATATAACGGAGGGGATGCTGCATGCTTTATGCCCTTCTCCGATTAATGCATGCACCATTCTGTTAAAAGGCGCTGACCTTCGTACAGCTATGGAGGAGAGCTTAATACCAGAGTACAGGGACCTCGTATTTAAAGGCTTTGGATTTCGAGGATACCAGCTGGGAGTCCTGTGCATCGATGGTGCAGAGTTACATTACGATCCGACCAAAGCTCCATATGAACGAATTACCGAGCTGAATATAGGAGGCGTTCCTTTGAATGATGAGCAGCTATATCGAGTGGGAACACTGGATATGTTTACGTTCAATGTGGGATATCAGAGCCTATCGCTCGGTTCAGAGCCAGCTTATCGTTTACCAGAGTTTATCCGTGATTTGATAGCCATGGAGCTTAAGAGACCGAATTCGCTTGATGAATGTCTGAGACAGAGATGGATTCTTGAATGA
- a CDS encoding HD-GYP domain-containing protein yields MRLIPIQMLQPGMKLGKRIYNDEGIILLGEQVELTANLIHRLGQLGLSYVYIHDPNTDDIEFPELLREETRIQAMKEIKTQFSMLSSSGTMRGYYPHLGKVFVGLMEKILEDISSRQDVMIMLTGMQSMDHALYEHSLNVCIYSLVLGKALGYDNKRLMELGLGALLHDIGKTQIPAHILQKPGKLTNEEYDIVKNHTVYGFKLLKDEPGIPLISAHCALQHHERMDGRGYPQGLSGPDIHDYGKLIALTDSYDAMTTNRIYQNALLPHQAVEMLFAGSGTQYDQKMLELFRDYAAIYPVGLTVQLSTGETAVVVRLHPEAPQRPVVRIIMDQEGYTLTAPYELDLFHRLSVMITGVMGESSSVLSIAEQPQFT; encoded by the coding sequence TTGCGTTTAATACCCATTCAAATGCTGCAGCCCGGAATGAAGCTGGGCAAAAGAATATATAATGACGAAGGAATTATATTGTTAGGCGAGCAGGTCGAATTGACCGCCAATTTGATTCATCGTTTAGGTCAATTAGGCTTAAGCTATGTGTATATTCATGATCCGAATACTGATGATATTGAATTTCCGGAATTATTACGAGAAGAAACCCGTATACAGGCCATGAAAGAGATAAAGACTCAGTTTTCTATGTTATCTTCCAGTGGAACGATGCGGGGCTATTATCCTCATCTCGGCAAAGTATTCGTGGGACTAATGGAGAAGATTCTTGAAGATATCAGCTCTCGTCAAGATGTGATGATTATGCTCACCGGGATGCAATCCATGGACCATGCTTTATACGAGCACTCATTAAATGTATGTATTTATTCATTAGTGTTAGGCAAGGCACTTGGTTATGACAACAAGAGATTGATGGAGTTAGGGCTTGGAGCTCTGCTCCATGATATCGGAAAAACTCAGATCCCTGCTCATATTCTGCAGAAGCCGGGTAAGCTCACCAATGAGGAATATGATATTGTAAAGAATCATACCGTTTATGGGTTTAAGCTCCTCAAAGATGAGCCAGGAATTCCGCTTATTTCAGCCCACTGTGCTTTACAGCATCATGAACGAATGGATGGAAGGGGATATCCACAGGGCTTGTCTGGGCCCGATATTCACGATTACGGTAAACTGATCGCTTTAACCGATTCTTATGATGCGATGACGACAAACCGAATTTATCAGAATGCTCTGCTGCCGCATCAAGCGGTCGAAATGCTTTTTGCAGGTTCGGGTACGCAGTATGATCAAAAAATGTTAGAATTGTTTCGGGACTATGCAGCGATATATCCTGTAGGTTTGACTGTTCAGTTATCTACAGGAGAGACGGCAGTCGTTGTACGGTTGCATCCGGAAGCTCCACAGAGACCGGTAGTTCGGATCATTATGGATCAGGAAGGTTACACCCTTACAGCCCCTTATGAACTGGATCTGTTTCATCGTCTATCGGTGATGATTACAGGAGTGATGGGTGAGTCTTCCTCGGTATTATCGATCGCTGAACAGCCACAGTTTACATAA